A region of Gracilinanus agilis isolate LMUSP501 chromosome 3, AgileGrace, whole genome shotgun sequence DNA encodes the following proteins:
- the MID1IP1 gene encoding mid1-interacting protein 1 — translation MMQICDTYNQKHSLFNAMNRFIGAVNNMDQTVMVPSLLRDVPLLEQELDTGVEVVVRGRGGCLEERDPPLGDGGPPSPGSAAGSFFSPSRDMYSHYMLLKSIRNDIEWGVLQQTPQQGDETPTGPWKPKDILMDLSRLEDGEGGEEDLEKQFHYHLRGLHMVLSKLTRKANILTNRYKQEIGFGNWGH, via the coding sequence ATGATGCAGATCTGCGACACCTACAACCAGAAGCACTCCCTCTTTAACGCCATGAACCGCTTCATCGGGGCGGTGAATAACATGGACCAGACAGTCATGGTGCCCAGCCTCCTGCGGGACGTGCCTTTGCTGGAGCAAGAACTGGACACAGGGGTTGAGGTGGTGGTCAGAGGCAGAGGTGGCTGCCTAGAGGAGAGGGATCCCCCGTTGGGAGACGGGGGTCCCCCCAGCCCCGGTAGTGCTGCCGGGAGCTTCTTCTCGCCCAGCCGGGACATGTATAGCCACTACATGCTGCTCAAGTCCATCCGGAACGACATCGAGTGGGGCGTTCTGCAGCAGACTCCCCAGCAGGGCGACGAAACCCCCACTGGCCCTTGGAAGCCCAAGGACATTCTCATGGACCTGAGCCGTCTGGAGGATGGAGAAGGTGGGGAGGAGGACCTGGAGAAGCAGTTTCACTACCACCTCCGGGGACTGCACATGGTGCTTTCCAAACTCACCCGGAAAGCCAACATTCTCACTAACAGATACAAGCAGGAGATCGGCTTCGGCAACTGGGGCCACTGA